A genomic segment from Corylus avellana chromosome ca5, CavTom2PMs-1.0 encodes:
- the LOC132181299 gene encoding uncharacterized protein LOC132181299 has product MEESPEIPKLFESIPRIPKFESFIDFLTNEQIDLIIRKARFRRFLTTSASSTTYNLDQWLLHQKRSWHWNIVTYSGNKITGFDEDGKHILRQIAHNLRSLHLGGYYCGSLFKSICISHGLNSHDLNATFSTLPVKAKNDDDLMQGIMNDTLQFRSLVAKIIEIESRDKKKGSLSMGILLFFSEIFKDRLKSKELQEVKDYSFWQMFHPVFFDSSNRTNFMHLIAQYREINCDAFDKNLNLCEFDENLNLCNDAYELAGWTDKVSKKSLVYEFLTRNSHLKGPHYINSIPTLIRNTLVHFKDGNEGMKQKGHEEIENAINKELPDICAKLLDCLMRNLNHPLVSLDAGWLTSSRVSLWDSIHDHMRYTK; this is encoded by the exons ATGGAAGAATCGCCTGAGATTCCGAAATTATTTGAATCCATTCCTCGTATACCAAAATTCGAaagttttattgattttttgacGAATGAACAGATTGACCTTATTATTCGAAAGGCAAGATTTCGAAGATTCTTGACTACTAGTGCGTCGTCGACTACTTAT AATCTTGACCAATGGTTGTTGCATCAAAAACGATCTTGGCATTGGAATATAGTTACTTACTCTGGCAACAAAATAACGGGATTTGATGAAGATGGAAAACACATTTTAAGACAAATAGCTCACAATCTACGGAGTCTTCACCTTGGAGGCTATTACTGTGGATCTCTATTCAAAAGCATCTGTATAAGTCATGGTTTGAATAGTCATGATTTGAATGCAACATTTTCTACCCTTCCTGTTAAGGCGAAAAATGATGATGATCTGATGCAAGGTATTATGAACGACACACTACAGTTTAGATCCCTTGTGGCAAAGATTATCGAAATCGAATCGagggataaaaaaaaagggagtcTGTCTATgggtatattattatttttctcagaAATTTTTAAGGATAGGCTTAAATCGAAGGAATTACAAGAGGTGAAAGACTATAGTTTTTGGCAAATGTTTCATCCCGTCTTCTTCGATTCCAGTAACCGCACTAATTTTATGCACTTGATAGCTCAATACCGGGAGATAAATTGTGATGCGTTTGATAAAAACTTAAATCTGTGTGAGTTTGATGAAAACTTAAATCTGTGTAATGACGCATATGAGCTAGCTGGTTGGACTGACAAAGTTTCTAAAAAAAGTTTGGTTTATGAATTTTTGACGCGCAATTCCCATTTAAAAGGACCTCACTATATCAATAGTATTCCAACGCTTATTCGGAACACGCTCGTGCACTTCAAGGATGGCAATGag GGAATGAAGCAGAAGGGTCATGAAGAAATTGAGAACGCTATTAACAAGGAACTTCCAGATATTTGTGCTAAATTGTTGGATTGCCTTATGAGGAATTTGAATCATCCCCTAGTTTCGTTGGATGCAGGCTGGTTGACCTCTTCGAGAGTAAGCCTATGGGACTCTATACACGACCATATGA GGTACACGAAATGA
- the LOC132182061 gene encoding dynamin-2A-like: MEAIEELAQLSESMRQASALLADEDVDESSSSGSSRRASTFLNVVALGNVGAGKSAVLNSLIGHPVLPTGENGATRAPISIDLQRDGSLSSKSIILQIDNKSQQVSAS, from the exons ATGGAGGCGATCGAAGAGTTGGCTCAGCTCTCGGAGTCGATGCGGCAAGCCTCGGCTCTGCTTGCCGATGAAGACGTTGACGAAAGCTCAAGCTCCGGTTCTTCTAGAAGGGCATCCACTTTCCTCAATGTCGTAGCTCTTGGCAATGTT GGTGCTGGTAAGTCTGCAGTTTTGAACAGTTTAATTGGGCATCCTGTTCTG CCAACTGGTGAAAATGGTGCCACTCGAGCTCCCATAAGCATTGATTTACAGAGGGATGGATCTTTGAGCAGCAAATCAATCATTTTGCAGATTGACAATAAATCTCAACAAGTTTCTGCAAGTTAG
- the LOC132182766 gene encoding uncharacterized protein LOC132182766 isoform X2, with protein sequence MEESPEIPKLFESIPRIPKFQSFMDFLTNEEIDLIILKARFRRFLTTGASWTTYNLDQWLLHQKRSWHWNIVTYSGNKITGFDEDGKHILRQIAHNLRSLHLGGYYCGSLFKSICISHGLNSHDLNATFSTLPVKAKNDDDLMQGIMNDTLQFRSLVAKIIEIESRDKKKGSLSIGILLFFSEIFKDRLKSKELQEVKDYSFWQMFHPVFFDSSNRTNFMHLIAQYREINCDAFDKNLNLCNDAYELAGWTDKVSKKSLVYEFLTRNSHLKGPHYINSIPTLIRNTLVHFKDGNEGMKQKGHEEIENAINKELPDICAKLLDCLMRNLNHPLVSLDAGWLTSSRVSLWDSIHDHMRYTK encoded by the exons ATGGAAGAATCGCCTGAGATTCCGAAATTATTTGAATCCATTCCTCGTATACCAAAATTCCAAAGTTTTATGGATTTTTTGACGAATGAAGAGATTGACCTTATTATTCTAAAGGCAAGATTTCGAAGATTCTTGACTACTGGTGCGTCGTGGACTACTTAT AATCTTGACCAATGGTTGTTGCATCAAAAACGATCTTGGCATTGGAATATAGTTACTTACTCTGGCAACAAAATAACGGGATTTGATGAAGATGGAAAACACATTTTAAGACAAATAGCTCACAATCTACGGAGTCTTCACCTTGGAGGCTATTACTGTGGATCTCTATTCAAAAGCATCTGTATAAGTCATGGTTTGAATAGTCATGATTTGAATGCAACATTTTCTACCCTTCCTGTTAAGGCGAAAAATGATGATGATCTGATGCAAGGTATTATGAACGACACACTACAGTTTAGATCCCTTGTGGCAAAGATTATCGAAATCGAATCGagggataaaaaaaaagggagtcTGTCTATtggtatattattatttttctcagaAATTTTTAAGGATAGGCTTAAATCGAAGGAATTACAAGAGGTGAAAGACTATAGTTTTTGGCAAATGTTTCATCCCGTCTTCTTCGATTCCAGTAACCGCACTAATTTTATGCACTTGATAGCTCAATACCGGGAGATAAATTGTGATGCGTTTGATAAAAACTTAAATCTGTGTAATGACGCATATGAGCTAGCTGGTTGGACTGACAAAGTTTCTAAAAAAAGTTTGGTTTATGAATTTTTGACGCGCAATTCCCATTTAAAAGGACCTCACTATATCAATAGTATTCCAACGCTTATTCGGAACACGCTCGTGCACTTCAAGGATGGCAATGag GGAATGAAGCAGAAGGGTCATGAAGAAATTGAGAACGCTATTAACAAGGAACTTCCAGATATTTGTGCTAAATTGTTGGATTGCCTTATGAGGAATTTGAATCATCCCCTAGTTTCGTTGGATGCAGGCTGGTTGACCTCTTCGAGAGTAAGCCTATGGGACTCTATACACGACCATATGA GGTACACGAAATGA